A DNA window from Paenibacillus sp. HWE-109 contains the following coding sequences:
- a CDS encoding DUF4153 domain-containing protein: protein MRDPAPWQKKYGMMLMYACLFGLAFQYLFVGRTAGVSVLIVVAGFYSLYFYAIKGRLGGFEPWEGQSKAGWLLLVPSVLLALTYGLFANRLFHTLNGLALPLLIVMQTIVLSRNSKHAWYHASFLQDILRHVMGRPLAHISVPLGMIKSWLPAKENEREASRGKFAKIGVGLLLAVPILFVIISLLASADRIFLSWLEHIPNWFDGGSTFEVIFRILLAICVTIYIFCYLLGLLLPKNAEVDSIPKVEEIELLEKNRKIQLDPLTAGTLLICVNFVYVLFAIIQFSYLFGAADGLLPDGVAYAEYARRGFAELVFVALINVALLFPGLHWIRKSAQTGELIRKVLLSLLVVCTLVMLSSAYSRLALYEEAYGFTQTRLLVHGFMIFLGVLFIIALYRIWVEKMSLSRAYITSAILAYLVMNYINIDERIAVNNTARYERTGVIDLAYLGDLSTDVVPALRDLQIRHPELVELELTINRVISGIDSDSWPSWNLSNYRAKR from the coding sequence ATGAGAGATCCCGCTCCATGGCAAAAGAAATACGGCATGATGCTGATGTATGCTTGTTTATTCGGTTTGGCCTTTCAATATTTATTCGTTGGCCGCACAGCCGGCGTGTCTGTATTGATCGTTGTGGCTGGCTTCTATAGTTTGTACTTTTATGCCATTAAAGGACGATTGGGCGGCTTCGAGCCATGGGAAGGCCAGAGCAAAGCGGGTTGGCTCCTGCTGGTTCCTAGTGTGCTTTTGGCACTTACATACGGATTATTTGCGAATCGCTTGTTTCATACGCTGAATGGTTTAGCATTGCCCTTGCTCATAGTAATGCAAACGATTGTGTTGTCTCGCAATAGCAAGCATGCGTGGTACCATGCGTCTTTCTTACAGGATATATTGCGGCATGTTATGGGAAGACCGCTGGCTCATATATCCGTTCCACTAGGGATGATTAAGTCATGGCTGCCTGCCAAAGAAAATGAGCGTGAGGCGAGCAGAGGGAAATTTGCTAAAATAGGAGTAGGTTTGCTTTTGGCTGTACCAATCTTATTTGTCATTATTAGTTTACTTGCTTCCGCTGATCGCATTTTCCTGTCTTGGCTCGAACACATTCCGAATTGGTTCGATGGGGGATCTACGTTCGAAGTTATTTTTCGTATACTCTTAGCGATTTGCGTCACGATCTACATTTTTTGCTACCTGCTTGGCCTGCTTTTGCCCAAAAATGCTGAGGTGGATTCGATTCCGAAGGTTGAGGAAATTGAATTGCTTGAGAAGAATAGGAAGATTCAATTAGATCCCCTTACTGCGGGGACTTTGCTAATCTGTGTGAATTTTGTTTATGTGCTATTTGCGATAATCCAATTCTCCTATTTGTTTGGAGCCGCTGACGGGTTGCTGCCGGACGGTGTAGCTTATGCAGAATATGCGCGGAGAGGGTTTGCTGAGCTTGTCTTTGTTGCTTTAATCAATGTTGCGTTATTGTTTCCTGGCTTGCATTGGATTCGAAAATCGGCTCAAACCGGGGAATTAATACGTAAAGTGCTATTAAGTCTACTAGTTGTATGTACACTTGTCATGTTAAGTTCAGCATATAGCAGGCTTGCTTTGTATGAAGAAGCTTATGGTTTTACACAGACGAGATTGCTGGTTCATGGTTTTATGATATTTCTTGGCGTGTTATTTATCATTGCGCTTTATCGTATTTGGGTGGAGAAGATGTCATTGTCCAGAGCGTATATCACTTCGGCAATTTTGGCTTACCTGGTTATGAATTACATCAATATTGATGAGCGGATTGCAGTGAACAATACAGCTCGATATGAACGAACAGGAGTTATTGATCTTGCCTATCTGGGAGACTTATCCACGGATGTGGTTCCAGCGCTAAGAGATTTACAAATTCGTCATCCAGAATTAGTGGAATTGGAACTCACGATAAACCGCGTCATATCTGGGATTGACAGCGATTCGTGGCCTTCCTGGAATCTGTCTAACTACCGCGCCAAGAGGTAA
- a CDS encoding S-layer homology domain-containing protein, translating to MKKTLTVALTSAMALSMFSSVAFGKSSSDYTDLSQLDTATKAKFDAMISAGIVDGITETTFGLKSQMNRAQFAKVAALLLKLPVNAGLRVSSYTDVSTYDQANGYALPYIEALKTAGITEGTSEWTYSPAAQVTKQELAAFFIRILGKEAQAEALTLTDGSVSDWAKGYVALATSLKILPESVGAFEGLQPATRELLVTGAYETKQQYVPDKVSLIGAQAIGASTVKVWVNDTVDTKKATFMLSKGSMSVPVTATWSDDHKWATLVSASPLSEGDYTVEISGIDSSSVLRKDVNFRVQKEQVTELKFVNPSDTIANSASASIKVKALNQYGEVASVEASAFTATVAGAAPTDISKDEWGNLVIIADVKATNAAQLNDFIPVTVYLKNQNLNVSRSFKVGNAPILSVIEPNKLTYSNGKTRFLNVGETATITLNLYDQYGNPVTKKQWDNGEVTTKTLLPDINPDNPHLEVVKAGASLSASDLFDTNGIARLEVKLTAKPEQATTHQITIYSENAYATVSVDIN from the coding sequence ATGAAAAAAACACTTACAGTCGCACTTACTTCTGCAATGGCATTATCCATGTTCTCATCCGTCGCATTCGGGAAATCATCTTCTGATTACACCGATTTAAGCCAACTGGACACCGCAACGAAAGCCAAATTCGATGCGATGATCAGCGCCGGCATTGTCGACGGAATAACAGAAACGACTTTCGGTTTGAAAAGTCAAATGAATCGCGCCCAGTTCGCCAAAGTAGCCGCATTGCTTTTGAAACTACCTGTTAATGCAGGGCTTCGCGTATCCTCATATACGGATGTAAGTACATACGATCAAGCCAATGGCTATGCACTTCCTTATATTGAAGCTTTGAAAACAGCAGGAATTACAGAGGGCACGAGTGAGTGGACCTACAGTCCCGCAGCTCAAGTGACCAAACAAGAACTGGCTGCGTTCTTCATTCGAATTTTAGGTAAGGAAGCACAAGCAGAAGCCTTGACACTTACAGACGGATCTGTATCGGATTGGGCGAAAGGGTATGTAGCACTTGCTACAAGCTTAAAGATACTGCCTGAAAGTGTTGGAGCTTTCGAAGGTCTACAGCCTGCAACTCGCGAGCTGCTGGTGACAGGTGCCTATGAAACCAAACAGCAATATGTTCCTGACAAAGTATCACTCATCGGTGCTCAAGCGATAGGTGCAAGCACGGTAAAAGTGTGGGTAAACGACACGGTTGATACGAAAAAAGCGACTTTTATGCTGAGCAAAGGAAGTATGAGTGTGCCTGTGACAGCAACGTGGTCCGATGATCATAAATGGGCAACGTTAGTGTCCGCTTCACCATTAAGTGAAGGCGACTACACAGTTGAAATTTCGGGCATTGATTCCTCTTCTGTATTAAGAAAAGATGTTAATTTCAGAGTGCAAAAGGAACAAGTAACCGAACTGAAGTTCGTAAATCCAAGCGATACGATTGCGAATAGTGCTTCTGCTTCTATTAAAGTGAAAGCTTTAAATCAATATGGGGAAGTAGCTTCTGTGGAAGCATCAGCTTTCACAGCTACAGTAGCAGGAGCAGCTCCCACGGATATTAGCAAAGACGAGTGGGGGAATCTGGTCATTATTGCGGATGTTAAAGCAACAAATGCTGCACAATTGAACGACTTTATCCCAGTTACCGTCTACTTGAAAAATCAAAACCTCAATGTTTCGAGAAGCTTCAAAGTAGGAAATGCACCTATTCTCAGTGTGATTGAGCCGAATAAATTAACTTATTCCAATGGTAAAACGAGATTTCTGAACGTTGGCGAAACAGCTACGATTACCTTAAATCTGTACGACCAATACGGAAATCCGGTTACCAAAAAACAATGGGATAATGGGGAGGTAACGACCAAAACGTTGCTGCCTGACATAAATCCAGATAATCCGCATCTTGAAGTTGTAAAAGCCGGAGCTTCCCTGAGTGCGAGCGATCTCTTCGATACGAATGGCATCGCCCGCCTAGAAGTGAAGCTGACAGCGAAGCCTGAGCAAGCGACGACTCATCAAATTACGATTTATAGCGAAAATGCTTACGCGACGGTGAGTGTGGATATTAACTAA